A single region of the Chryseobacterium sp. 6424 genome encodes:
- a CDS encoding DMT family transporter, with the protein MYKNSALFRLHIIVFLWGFTAVLGKLIHTNAQLLVFYRMLFASVFLFMFIRFIRRGSLRVPKKLLLQLVAIGGFMGFHWLFFFYSIKVSNVSIALSCLSLSTLFSSILEPVVFKRRIDVSEVIMGIIIVICMGLIFKTEFHYKEGIFFGILTALFGTIFQVYNGKIYGKTSSSNIIFYEIFSGFLILSIFYLFTGQIWSVGEISYRDLALIILLAGVFTAYPMLESVSLMKYISPFTLILTINLEPVYGIILAFFIFGESEQMNPVFYIASLIMILAIVVNGVIKARKNTQAKKLEI; encoded by the coding sequence GTGTATAAAAACTCTGCTCTTTTCAGGCTGCATATAATTGTTTTTCTGTGGGGATTCACCGCTGTGTTGGGTAAGCTCATTCATACCAATGCACAGTTACTGGTATTTTACAGGATGCTTTTTGCGTCTGTTTTTCTGTTTATGTTCATCAGGTTTATACGTCGGGGGAGTTTGCGGGTTCCTAAAAAGCTGTTGCTGCAACTGGTGGCCATTGGCGGTTTTATGGGCTTTCACTGGTTGTTCTTTTTCTATAGCATCAAGGTATCAAATGTGTCGATCGCGCTAAGCTGCCTGTCGCTTTCCACCCTTTTCAGCTCTATTCTGGAGCCTGTTGTTTTTAAACGCCGGATTGATGTCTCAGAGGTCATCATGGGCATCATCATCGTCATTTGTATGGGACTGATCTTCAAAACAGAGTTTCATTATAAGGAAGGGATTTTCTTCGGAATTCTTACGGCCCTATTCGGGACGATCTTCCAGGTCTATAACGGTAAGATTTATGGTAAGACCAGTTCTTCCAACATCATTTTCTATGAAATATTTTCAGGGTTTCTCATTTTAAGCATATTCTATTTATTTACCGGGCAAATCTGGAGTGTGGGCGAAATAAGTTACCGTGATCTGGCGTTAATCATTCTGCTTGCAGGTGTCTTTACCGCCTACCCGATGTTAGAGTCGGTGAGTCTGATGAAATACATTTCGCCATTCACGCTTATTCTTACCATTAATCTGGAGCCTGTCTATGGGATTATTCTCGCTTTTTTTATCTTTGGCGAATCCGAGCAGATGAATCCTGTATTTTACATAGCATCTTTAATAATGATTTTGGCCATTGTGGTCAACGGCGTCATTAAAGCAAGGAAAAACACACAAGCCAAAAAACTGGAAATCTGA
- a CDS encoding acyl-CoA carboxylase subunit beta: protein MDLEFNKREDHNKLKLSGINRLLSEIKKGGGEKRLQKQRDEGKLTARERIEYLLDKNSKSIEIGAFAGFGMYSEHGGCPSGGVVVVMGYVSGRQCLVVANDASVKAGAWFPITGKKNLRAQEIAMENKLPIIYLVDSAGVYLPMQDEIFPDKEHFGRIFRNNAKMSSMGIIQISAIMGSCVAGGAYLPIMSDEAMIVDKTGSIFLAGSYLVKAAIGENIDNETLGGATTHCEISGVTDYKAKDDKDALDRIKKIMKTVGSYEKAGFDRIESRPPAENIDHIFGHMPASRADQYDTYNIIRCLVDNSEFEEYKPDYGKTIICATARIDGWSVGIVANQRKMVKSGKGEMQFGGVIYSDSADKATRFIANCNQRKIPLVFLQDVTGFMVGSKSEHGGIIKDGAKMVNAVANSVVPKFTVITGNSYGAGNYAMCGKAYDPRLIVAWPWAELAVMGGSQAAKVLAQIQESTLKKQGKEITEEEHQHILKSISEKYQKQTEPAYAAARLWTDAIISPVDTRTWISMGIEAADHAPITEKFNLGVIQV, encoded by the coding sequence ATGGATTTGGAATTTAACAAACGTGAAGACCATAATAAACTCAAACTTTCCGGCATCAACCGTCTTCTATCCGAAATAAAAAAAGGTGGAGGCGAAAAACGCCTGCAAAAGCAACGTGATGAAGGCAAGCTCACCGCCCGTGAGCGTATTGAATATCTACTCGATAAAAATTCAAAATCCATTGAAATCGGTGCATTTGCCGGCTTTGGCATGTACAGCGAGCATGGCGGCTGCCCCAGTGGTGGCGTAGTAGTGGTGATGGGTTACGTTTCCGGTCGACAGTGCTTGGTAGTTGCCAATGACGCTTCGGTAAAAGCCGGTGCGTGGTTCCCTATTACCGGTAAAAAAAATCTGCGCGCCCAGGAAATCGCCATGGAAAATAAATTGCCGATCATCTATCTGGTAGATTCCGCCGGTGTGTATCTACCGATGCAAGATGAGATCTTCCCGGACAAAGAGCATTTCGGCCGCATCTTCCGCAACAATGCAAAAATGAGCTCGATGGGGATCATTCAGATTTCTGCCATCATGGGTAGTTGTGTAGCCGGTGGTGCATACTTGCCTATTATGAGTGATGAAGCGATGATCGTGGATAAAACAGGCTCAATTTTTCTGGCAGGCAGCTATCTGGTAAAAGCCGCCATCGGCGAAAATATTGATAACGAAACCTTGGGTGGAGCCACTACCCATTGTGAAATTTCAGGTGTTACCGATTATAAAGCCAAAGATGATAAAGATGCCTTAGACCGCATCAAAAAAATAATGAAAACAGTCGGCAGCTATGAAAAAGCAGGTTTCGACCGTATTGAAAGCCGCCCGCCTGCTGAAAACATCGACCATATTTTCGGCCATATGCCAGCATCGCGTGCAGACCAATATGATACTTATAACATTATCAGGTGCCTCGTGGATAATTCAGAGTTTGAGGAATATAAACCTGATTATGGCAAAACCATCATCTGTGCTACCGCCAGAATTGATGGCTGGAGTGTGGGGATAGTTGCCAACCAGCGGAAGATGGTGAAAAGCGGTAAAGGAGAAATGCAGTTCGGAGGTGTTATCTATTCCGACTCTGCCGATAAAGCCACGCGTTTTATAGCCAATTGTAACCAAAGAAAAATCCCCCTCGTTTTTTTGCAGGATGTCACAGGCTTCATGGTCGGCTCCAAATCTGAACATGGCGGTATTATAAAAGACGGAGCGAAGATGGTGAATGCCGTTGCGAATTCTGTCGTTCCCAAATTTACTGTTATTACCGGCAATTCTTATGGTGCCGGCAATTATGCTATGTGTGGCAAAGCCTATGATCCGCGCCTGATTGTAGCCTGGCCATGGGCAGAACTTGCCGTAATGGGCGGCAGCCAGGCGGCCAAAGTGTTGGCTCAAATACAAGAATCTACCTTGAAAAAGCAGGGTAAGGAAATTACCGAAGAAGAACATCAGCACATATTAAAGTCTATTTCAGAGAAATATCAAAAACAGACAGAACCTGCTTACGCAGCCGCAAGACTGTGGACAGATGCCATTATCAGTCCCGTTGATACCCGCACCTGGATTTCTATGGGTATTGAAGCGGCAGATCATGCACCTATTACAGAAAAATTTAATTTAGGTGTAATTCAGGTTTAA
- the ygiD gene encoding 4,5-DOPA dioxygenase extradiol, translating to MKLKDLENISDHFSATPKMPVLFLGHGSPMNAIEENEFVRGFRNLSRDLPTPNAILCVSAHWFTKGTFVTAMEMPRTIHDFYGFPEELFAVEYPAPGSPGLARETAQLLAPVTVEENHNWGLDHGAWSVIKHLYPQADIPVIQLSIDYTKPPQYHFDLAKRLYKLREKGILIIGSGNIIHNLRMVDFRNINTIGYGYDWAHEAHEKTNNWLLDGNFQHLIDYEKQGAALQAAVPSPDHYLPLIYTLGLKEKSDDLSLFNDEVIGGSLSMTSVRIG from the coding sequence ATGAAACTTAAAGATCTAGAAAATATTTCAGACCACTTCTCGGCCACACCGAAAATGCCAGTACTATTTTTAGGACACGGCTCCCCGATGAACGCTATTGAGGAAAATGAGTTTGTGAGAGGCTTCAGAAACCTCTCCCGCGATTTACCGACACCCAACGCCATTTTATGCGTATCAGCACATTGGTTTACGAAAGGTACTTTTGTAACAGCCATGGAAATGCCACGTACCATCCACGATTTTTATGGTTTCCCGGAAGAGCTTTTTGCGGTAGAATATCCTGCGCCCGGCAGTCCGGGGCTTGCGCGTGAAACCGCACAACTGTTGGCACCGGTTACTGTTGAGGAAAACCATAATTGGGGCCTAGACCATGGCGCATGGAGTGTGATTAAACATCTATATCCGCAGGCCGACATCCCCGTAATCCAGCTAAGCATTGATTATACGAAGCCGCCCCAATATCATTTCGACCTGGCTAAAAGGCTGTATAAACTACGTGAAAAAGGCATCCTGATTATTGGCAGCGGCAATATTATCCATAATCTTCGTATGGTGGATTTCCGCAACATCAATACCATCGGCTATGGTTATGATTGGGCGCATGAGGCACACGAAAAGACCAATAATTGGCTGCTCGACGGCAATTTTCAGCATTTGATAGATTATGAAAAGCAGGGCGCAGCTTTACAGGCAGCGGTACCATCGCCCGACCATTACCTTCCACTGATCTATACCCTTGGTTTAAAGGAAAAATCTGATGACCTATCTCTGTTTAATGATGAGGTTATCGGTGGAAGCTTGAGTATGACGAGTGTAAGAATCGGTTAA
- a CDS encoding YceI family protein, giving the protein MAMKWNLDPTHSEITFKVRHMMISNVKGEFKTFNIELESEDDTFKNVKVTAKIDTNSINTNNTDRDTHLKSAEFFNAETHPEITFKATSLSNDVTGTLTINGVSKPVVLDVDFGGINVDPWGQTKAGFSFEGKIKRSDFGLNWNATLEAGGVMVSDEVKIAGELQFVKQA; this is encoded by the coding sequence ATGGCAATGAAATGGAACTTAGACCCTACACACAGTGAAATTACCTTTAAAGTAAGACACATGATGATCTCTAACGTAAAAGGCGAATTCAAAACCTTCAACATAGAACTGGAAAGTGAGGATGACACCTTTAAAAACGTAAAGGTAACCGCAAAAATTGATACTAACTCTATCAATACCAATAATACAGACCGCGACACACATTTGAAGTCCGCGGAATTCTTCAACGCGGAAACTCACCCAGAAATCACTTTCAAAGCCACTTCCCTAAGCAACGATGTAACCGGTACACTTACCATCAACGGGGTTTCTAAGCCAGTGGTGCTTGATGTGGATTTCGGTGGCATCAACGTAGATCCTTGGGGACAGACCAAGGCCGGTTTCTCGTTTGAAGGGAAAATCAAAAGAAGCGACTTTGGCCTTAACTGGAACGCAACGCTGGAAGCAGGCGGTGTAATGGTATCTGATGAGGTGAAGATTGCCGGTGAACTTCAGTTTGTAAAACAAGCATAA
- a CDS encoding M13 family metallopeptidase, with translation MKKMTIGVLAFSGLVLLNSCGTINSAESKSTETTVQTETKAEPIKEEGLNLAYMDTSVRPQDDFFSYVNGNWVKTAEIPSDKASWGSFNALREDVDVASLEILNKILGETYPAGSEGQKIQALYGTFMNWEKRNADGINPIKADLAKIDQVKTIADLQKYLIEATKTGDNPLYAWRVGPDLKNSNMNAVYFGGPSLGLGRDYYQKQNDANTKTLEEYKNYVAQLFTVLGYKNPDQTAQQVVAFEKQLAANLLTNEQNRDANLRYNPKTVAELKTLVKNVDLQNYLNKAGVNTDKVIVSEIKYLQTMDTWMNARTLPLIKDYMKARLVSGNATSLDQRLDDINFNFYSKYLQGQKEQRAMDKRGLGVINGTLGEAFGKLYVEKYFPAGAKEQMETYISYLKKAFQHHIANLDWMSDETKVKAQDKLSKFSVKIAYPDTWKDYSKLTLVAPEQGGTYYANLQNVSKWQYEKNLDKVGKPVDKTEWGMAPQTVNAYYSGSNNEIVFPAAILQPPFFNFKADPAVNFGGIGAVIGHEISHGFDDSGSRFDGDGNLNNWWTDADRKNFDLKVGKLADQYSQYEPVKGSFINGKFTSGENIGDLGGVAVAYTALQMYLKDHGNPGPISGFTQDQRFFMSWATVWRTKSTEQYMVNQVKTDPHSPGYFRAFGPLVNQDSFYKAFDVKPGDKLYKAPEERIKIW, from the coding sequence ATGAAAAAGATGACGATAGGCGTACTCGCATTCTCAGGACTTGTACTCCTGAACTCTTGCGGTACCATTAACTCCGCAGAAAGCAAAAGCACCGAAACCACTGTACAGACAGAAACCAAAGCAGAACCCATAAAAGAAGAAGGGCTGAATTTGGCTTACATGGATACTTCCGTACGTCCACAAGACGATTTTTTCAGCTATGTGAATGGTAACTGGGTGAAAACCGCAGAAATCCCTTCAGATAAAGCATCATGGGGAAGTTTCAATGCACTTCGTGAGGATGTGGATGTGGCGTCACTAGAAATCCTCAACAAAATTTTGGGCGAAACTTATCCGGCCGGTTCGGAAGGGCAAAAAATCCAGGCGCTTTACGGCACATTCATGAACTGGGAGAAACGAAATGCTGACGGCATCAACCCGATAAAGGCTGACCTTGCCAAAATCGACCAAGTAAAAACCATTGCCGACCTTCAGAAATATCTCATTGAAGCAACCAAAACTGGCGACAATCCGTTGTATGCATGGCGTGTAGGTCCGGATTTGAAAAATTCCAACATGAACGCGGTTTATTTCGGTGGGCCGAGCCTTGGCCTTGGCAGAGATTACTATCAGAAACAGAACGATGCCAATACCAAAACCCTCGAGGAATATAAAAATTATGTAGCACAACTGTTCACAGTTCTTGGATATAAAAACCCAGACCAGACCGCACAGCAGGTAGTCGCTTTTGAAAAGCAACTGGCCGCCAACCTACTCACCAATGAGCAGAACCGCGATGCCAACCTGCGTTATAATCCTAAAACAGTAGCTGAACTGAAAACTTTGGTAAAGAACGTAGATCTACAGAACTATCTGAACAAGGCAGGGGTAAATACCGATAAAGTGATCGTAAGCGAAATTAAGTATCTTCAGACGATGGATACATGGATGAATGCACGCACGCTTCCTCTCATTAAAGATTACATGAAAGCACGTTTGGTATCCGGCAACGCCACAAGTTTAGACCAGCGTTTGGATGATATCAACTTCAACTTTTACTCCAAATATCTGCAAGGACAGAAAGAACAGCGTGCGATGGATAAGCGCGGACTGGGCGTGATCAACGGGACTTTAGGTGAAGCCTTCGGTAAACTGTACGTGGAAAAATATTTCCCGGCCGGCGCAAAGGAACAGATGGAAACCTACATCAGCTACCTGAAAAAAGCCTTCCAGCATCACATTGCGAACCTCGACTGGATGTCTGATGAGACCAAAGTGAAAGCACAGGATAAACTCTCGAAATTCAGTGTGAAAATTGCCTATCCCGACACTTGGAAGGATTACTCTAAATTAACCCTCGTCGCGCCAGAGCAGGGCGGAACGTATTATGCAAACTTGCAAAACGTCTCGAAATGGCAGTATGAGAAAAACCTCGATAAAGTAGGTAAACCGGTAGATAAAACAGAGTGGGGAATGGCTCCGCAGACCGTAAACGCGTATTACAGCGGTTCCAATAACGAAATCGTGTTCCCGGCAGCCATCCTTCAGCCGCCGTTCTTCAATTTCAAAGCAGATCCTGCTGTGAATTTCGGTGGAATCGGTGCTGTAATCGGCCACGAAATATCCCACGGATTTGATGATTCGGGCTCTCGCTTTGATGGGGACGGAAACCTAAACAACTGGTGGACAGATGCTGACCGCAAGAACTTCGACCTGAAAGTAGGCAAACTGGCAGATCAGTACAGCCAATACGAACCTGTGAAAGGCAGTTTCATCAACGGGAAATTCACCAGTGGTGAAAACATCGGCGATCTTGGTGGTGTAGCTGTAGCCTACACAGCCCTCCAAATGTATCTTAAAGATCATGGGAATCCAGGCCCAATCAGTGGCTTTACACAAGACCAACGATTCTTTATGAGTTGGGCAACTGTATGGAGAACCAAATCTACCGAGCAGTACATGGTGAATCAGGTGAAGACAGATCCGCACTCTCCAGGCTATTTCCGTGCATTCGGGCCGTTGGTAAATCAAGATTCGTTCTACAAGGCTTTCGATGTGAAACCGGGCGATAAGCTTTACAAAGCACCGGAAGAAAGAATCAAGATCTGGTAG
- a CDS encoding DUF3575 domain-containing protein — MMKIYAFLFVFCSSAIIAQNNEAKINLLKIVDVSYEYRIAHHFSAGVHAGTGLVKLSDDTQNRLFLKGFGRYYPLKRQNFSKLYLQLSAIYNRDEYFPPSDPNVRHRVGMYEEAGILAGLGYKFMIRDRFSVDVYGDLGVDLIHPEALLPILGDAGLSLGYRF; from the coding sequence ATGATGAAGATTTACGCTTTCCTTTTTGTCTTCTGCTCCTCTGCAATAATCGCGCAAAATAATGAAGCGAAAATAAATTTGCTGAAAATAGTTGACGTAAGTTACGAATACAGGATTGCACACCACTTTTCAGCCGGTGTACATGCCGGAACGGGATTAGTAAAATTGTCTGATGACACACAAAACCGTCTGTTCCTGAAAGGTTTCGGAAGGTATTATCCGCTGAAAAGACAGAATTTCAGTAAACTGTATCTGCAACTTTCGGCGATCTATAATCGGGATGAATATTTTCCGCCTTCGGACCCGAACGTGAGACACCGTGTAGGCATGTACGAGGAAGCGGGCATTTTGGCAGGTCTTGGGTATAAATTCATGATCCGGGACAGGTTTTCGGTAGATGTATACGGCGATTTGGGTGTAGATCTGATACATCCGGAAGCTTTGTTACCGATACTGGGTGACGCGGGGCTGAGTTTGGGTTATCGGTTTTGA
- a CDS encoding alpha/beta hydrolase family protein — translation MQRLKTNITIERNILIENPVTRNFLADAFYPESSENLPLIIFAHGYKGYKDWGAWDLMAEKFAEAGFFFVKFNFSHNGTTVEQPTEFADLDAFGNNNFSKEMLDYDEVLNCFSTRPNINSEKIVLIGHSRGAGISVIKAFEDDRVKTLISLAGVSHFGYRFPSGERLDKWRETGVMYSENARTKQQMPHYYQFYEDYKANENRFSVQYAAQHLEKPFLIVQGTEDDAVKDKEAYLLHEWCKSSELRLIEGANHTFGAKEPWVETDLPADLEATVEMCIDFLRQEVM, via the coding sequence ATGCAAAGACTGAAAACCAATATCACAATTGAGCGTAATATTCTTATAGAAAATCCTGTAACCCGAAATTTTCTGGCAGACGCTTTCTATCCCGAGTCTTCTGAAAACTTACCGCTCATCATTTTTGCTCACGGTTACAAAGGCTACAAAGATTGGGGTGCTTGGGACCTTATGGCCGAAAAGTTCGCCGAAGCAGGCTTCTTCTTTGTGAAATTCAATTTTTCACATAACGGAACTACTGTAGAACAACCTACCGAGTTTGCTGATTTAGATGCTTTCGGAAATAATAATTTCAGCAAAGAAATGCTTGATTACGATGAGGTCCTGAACTGCTTCAGTACGCGCCCAAACATCAATTCCGAAAAAATAGTATTGATTGGCCATAGTCGCGGCGCCGGAATTTCAGTGATAAAAGCTTTTGAGGATGATCGGGTGAAAACTTTGATCTCATTAGCGGGTGTGAGTCATTTTGGATACCGTTTCCCGAGCGGTGAACGGTTGGATAAGTGGCGCGAAACCGGAGTGATGTACTCTGAAAATGCCCGTACAAAGCAGCAAATGCCGCATTATTACCAGTTCTATGAAGATTATAAAGCGAATGAAAATCGGTTTTCTGTACAATATGCGGCGCAACATCTTGAAAAACCATTTCTGATTGTGCAGGGAACTGAGGATGACGCCGTAAAGGATAAGGAAGCTTACTTACTGCATGAATGGTGTAAGAGTTCAGAACTGCGGCTGATAGAAGGTGCGAATCATACCTTCGGTGCGAAAGAACCTTGGGTAGAGACTGATCTGCCTGCCGACCTAGAGGCTACGGTAGAGATGTGTATTGATTTTCTACGGCAAGAAGTCATGTAA
- a CDS encoding TerC family protein, protein MDLFTGIDWPNFTDPQIWVSLLTLTFLEIVLGVDNIIFISIISDKLPKEKQRFARNLGLAFAMIFRVILLLMINWIISLKDPVLTLSWFNEPGTDAPLALSWKDIILLVGGVFLIGKSTFEIHGKMQPHQESHKPKSSASTLMTMVILQIILIDMVFSLDSILTAVGLVDNVMLMIIAVVVSIGIMMAFAGPISAIINKYPSLQMLALSFLVVIGVMLVAEGIHQHVSKNIIYSCLAFSLAVEMLNIRLRNNEQKRYLKLNPDLNKDLSLKQEEE, encoded by the coding sequence ATGGATCTATTTACCGGTATCGACTGGCCCAATTTTACAGACCCGCAAATCTGGGTTAGCTTGCTGACACTTACCTTCCTTGAAATTGTATTGGGTGTGGATAATATTATCTTCATCTCCATCATTTCAGACAAATTGCCTAAAGAAAAACAACGTTTTGCGCGTAATTTAGGCTTGGCTTTCGCTATGATCTTCCGTGTGATTCTGCTACTGATGATCAATTGGATCATCTCTCTGAAAGATCCTGTCCTCACACTCAGTTGGTTTAATGAACCGGGTACCGATGCGCCGCTGGCTCTTAGCTGGAAAGATATCATACTGTTGGTAGGTGGAGTTTTCCTTATTGGTAAAAGTACCTTCGAGATTCATGGGAAAATGCAGCCACATCAGGAATCCCATAAACCGAAATCCTCCGCATCAACACTGATGACGATGGTCATTTTACAGATTATATTGATTGATATGGTATTTTCGCTTGATTCGATCCTTACTGCAGTAGGTCTGGTAGATAATGTGATGCTGATGATAATTGCTGTAGTGGTTTCTATTGGTATTATGATGGCGTTTGCCGGGCCAATCTCTGCCATCATTAATAAATACCCAAGCTTACAGATGCTGGCGCTATCATTCCTTGTAGTCATTGGGGTGATGTTGGTGGCCGAAGGTATTCACCAGCACGTGAGCAAGAATATTATCTATTCATGTCTTGCATTTAGTTTGGCAGTGGAAATGCTGAATATACGCTTAAGGAATAATGAACAGAAACGTTACTTAAAACTGAACCCAGACCTTAACAAAGATTTGAGTCTGAAACAGGAAGAAGAATAA
- a CDS encoding flavin reductase family protein, producing the protein MKTISPKDLNNLQLQTLLQTAIAPRPIALASTTDKAGNINLSPFSFFNLFSTNPPVVVFSPSRRVRDNTTKHTLENVQEVAEVVIGIVNYPIVQQVSLASTEYDKGTNEFLKAGLTMKDADLVKPKLIDECPVNLECKVVEIKPLGTEGGAGNLVICEILKIHVREEYLNEAGTLDQKKLDLVARLGGNWYSRNDENNLFEVPKPLVTKGIGFDRLPTEIRHSKILTGNDLAMLANVESLPEAQFHSDENAHAAAKKHLENNQPELAWQVLTVK; encoded by the coding sequence ATGAAAACGATATCCCCCAAAGACTTAAACAACCTACAACTGCAAACGCTGCTGCAAACCGCCATCGCACCTCGTCCCATTGCACTAGCTTCCACAACAGACAAGGCGGGAAACATCAACCTCAGCCCGTTCAGTTTTTTCAACCTGTTCAGTACCAACCCGCCGGTAGTTGTATTTTCCCCCTCAAGAAGAGTACGCGATAATACCACGAAACACACGCTGGAAAACGTTCAGGAAGTTGCGGAAGTAGTCATCGGTATCGTAAATTATCCGATCGTTCAGCAGGTTTCCTTAGCTTCAACCGAATATGATAAAGGAACCAACGAATTTCTGAAAGCTGGGCTTACCATGAAAGACGCTGATCTTGTAAAGCCTAAACTAATTGACGAATGCCCTGTAAACCTAGAATGTAAGGTGGTCGAAATTAAACCCCTGGGAACAGAAGGCGGCGCCGGCAATCTGGTGATTTGTGAAATACTTAAAATTCATGTCCGCGAAGAATATCTGAATGAAGCAGGGACTCTTGATCAGAAGAAACTTGATCTGGTAGCGCGCCTCGGTGGAAACTGGTATTCCCGGAATGATGAAAATAACCTATTTGAAGTGCCTAAGCCTTTGGTGACGAAAGGCATTGGCTTTGATCGTCTGCCCACGGAAATAAGACATTCTAAAATACTTACGGGGAACGATTTGGCTATGCTGGCTAACGTAGAAAGCTTACCCGAGGCGCAGTTTCATAGTGATGAAAATGCACACGCAGCAGCAAAGAAACATCTTGAAAACAACCAACCCGAACTTGCCTGGCAAGTATTGACCGTTAAATAG
- the fahA gene encoding fumarylacetoacetase — MKSFVPYSPESDFSIHNIPFGVAVFDQEYIACCTRIGDLVIDLATLYDYGFFDEIEGLNDNIFEAYTLNEFIELGKPVTNAVRVKIQELLLEDSKLSNDEKTKEDCFFDLDRVKMMMPLHIPNYTDFYSSIEHATNVGMMFRDPANALLPNWKHLPVGYHGRASSIVVSGSEIIRPKGQTKPADAEKPVFGPTKQLDFELEMAFVINKNTEMGESISTEEAEDAIFGMVLFNDWSARDIQSWEYVPLGPFLGKNFGSSISPWVVTLEALEPFRTSSPLQDPEVLDYLKFNGNRNFDINLQVFLQPENGTECLISQSNFKYMYWNMAQQLAHHTVNGCNIEVGDVYASGTISGSTPDSYGSMLELTWRGQRPLKLKDGQERKFIEDNDTVIMRGYAEKDGIRVGFGEVSGKILPAKENA, encoded by the coding sequence ATGAAATCATTTGTACCATACAGCCCGGAGTCCGACTTTTCAATACATAACATCCCCTTTGGCGTGGCGGTTTTCGATCAGGAATATATCGCGTGCTGCACCCGGATCGGTGATTTGGTGATCGACCTGGCCACCCTTTACGATTATGGTTTCTTCGATGAAATAGAAGGCCTGAACGATAACATATTTGAAGCCTATACCTTAAATGAATTCATTGAGCTAGGCAAGCCGGTCACAAATGCGGTTCGTGTCAAAATCCAGGAACTACTGTTGGAAGATTCTAAACTTTCCAATGACGAAAAGACCAAGGAAGACTGTTTCTTCGATCTTGACCGGGTGAAAATGATGATGCCCCTACATATCCCGAACTATACCGATTTTTACAGCAGCATCGAACACGCGACCAATGTAGGCATGATGTTCCGCGATCCAGCGAACGCGCTTTTACCTAACTGGAAGCACTTGCCGGTAGGTTATCACGGCCGCGCTTCATCCATCGTAGTTTCCGGCAGCGAAATCATCCGTCCGAAAGGGCAAACAAAACCTGCCGATGCGGAAAAACCAGTCTTCGGGCCTACCAAACAGCTCGATTTTGAGCTTGAAATGGCTTTTGTCATCAATAAAAACACCGAAATGGGGGAAAGCATTTCTACCGAAGAAGCTGAGGACGCGATTTTCGGGATGGTTTTATTTAACGACTGGTCCGCACGCGATATCCAAAGTTGGGAATATGTTCCACTCGGACCATTTTTAGGTAAGAATTTCGGTAGTTCCATCTCGCCATGGGTAGTTACACTGGAGGCGCTGGAACCTTTCAGAACAAGTTCACCGCTACAAGACCCTGAAGTTCTTGATTATCTTAAATTTAATGGGAACCGCAATTTCGACATCAATCTACAAGTATTTTTGCAGCCAGAGAATGGAACAGAATGCCTGATCTCGCAAAGCAACTTCAAGTATATGTATTGGAACATGGCACAGCAACTCGCACACCACACAGTCAATGGCTGTAATATTGAAGTGGGCGATGTGTATGCCTCCGGAACTATATCGGGCAGCACGCCGGATTCTTACGGATCGATGCTGGAACTTACTTGGCGTGGCCAGAGACCATTAAAACTGAAGGACGGCCAGGAGCGGAAGTTCATTGAAGATAATGACACGGTGATCATGCGCGGTTACGCTGAGAAAGACGGAATCAGAGTTGGTTTCGGCGAAGTAAGCGGAAAGATCCTGCCGGCAAAAGAGAATGCTTAA